A window of the bacterium genome harbors these coding sequences:
- a CDS encoding PQQ-like beta-propeller repeat protein — MKSQSVHFLVVAVGIAVFSFLTNNAFTQDKNFIGTKSIYQDGNLAFETIPEKNIGTLENLNDHIYGMNKAQGDKYVLGGNVIWSTQDAVAIANVVGINSAGTSALTGWGLNNMRVSLYSDANSNPIWEFPTGQVDPYIDISGDGSIIAATAGSDFYLLNPANGNIDYQFELPDSFYASSVTVSRDGLLAVVLANASGSSTTYRAYAFDLGGSTPSIKWTYDVPGSEITNWAGANFSADGSNVAVTGRYHLYMFNSIDGN; from the coding sequence ATGAAATCTCAATCTGTACATTTCTTAGTTGTTGCAGTAGGGATTGCAGTATTTTCATTTCTCACCAACAATGCATTTACCCAGGATAAAAATTTTATAGGTACCAAATCAATCTATCAGGATGGCAATCTTGCCTTTGAAACAATCCCTGAAAAAAATATTGGTACGCTAGAGAACCTCAATGACCATATATATGGTATGAATAAAGCTCAGGGTGATAAATATGTTCTCGGTGGAAATGTTATCTGGTCTACACAGGATGCTGTAGCGATAGCTAATGTTGTTGGAATTAATTCAGCTGGTACCTCGGCATTAACGGGATGGGGACTGAATAATATGAGAGTTTCTCTTTACTCTGATGCTAATTCCAATCCAATATGGGAATTTCCAACCGGACAAGTTGATCCTTACATAGATATCTCAGGTGATGGATCAATAATAGCAGCTACTGCAGGCTCAGATTTTTATCTGCTAAACCCGGCAAATGGAAATATTGATTATCAATTCGAATTGCCTGATTCTTTTTATGCTTCATCGGTGACAGTATCCCGTGATGGTTTACTGGCTGTCGTTCTTGCAAATGCGTCTGGGAGCTCTACTACCTATAGAGCGTATGCATTTGATCTTGGAGGAAGCACACCATCAATTAAGTGGACTTATGATGTACCGGGAAGTGAAATTACTAATTGGGCAGGTGCTAACTTTTCAGCGGATGGTTCTAATGTTGCAGTAACAGGTCGATATCATCTTTATATGTTTAATAGCATTGATGGTAATTGA
- the trmB gene encoding tRNA (guanosine(46)-N7)-methyltransferase TrmB, with protein sequence MARTKYKRIEAAKELKNVFNTRNHDIRQSLNDFFNKSGKFTLEIGCGSGEYSVELALRFPERYFIGIDVKAARIYNGALKAINLKLDNVAFVVARAQNLNEIFPEKSIEEIYIPFPDPHVRRANHNRRLISPDFLKIYKKLLTPNGTIHFKTDNKELYDYALKTISEFGCKIVFTSSNLYQDRAEEFSHNIKTSFESHYIKQGRHIRYICFRF encoded by the coding sequence ATGGCACGAACAAAATATAAAAGAATAGAAGCTGCGAAAGAACTTAAGAATGTATTCAACACAAGAAATCATGATATAAGACAATCTCTAAACGATTTTTTTAATAAATCAGGAAAGTTCACACTTGAAATAGGCTGTGGAAGCGGAGAGTATTCTGTTGAATTAGCTTTGAGATTCCCGGAGAGATATTTTATTGGAATTGATGTAAAAGCGGCCAGAATTTATAACGGAGCATTAAAAGCAATAAATCTTAAACTGGATAATGTAGCTTTTGTTGTTGCCCGAGCTCAAAATTTAAATGAAATCTTTCCCGAAAAGTCCATTGAAGAAATTTATATACCTTTCCCCGATCCACATGTTCGAAGAGCGAATCATAATAGAAGACTAATTTCTCCGGATTTTCTCAAAATTTATAAGAAATTATTAACACCAAACGGAACAATTCATTTCAAAACAGACAATAAAGAATTATATGATTACGCATTAAAGACAATCTCGGAATTTGGATGCAAAATTGTATTTACAAGTAGCAATTTATATCAAGATCGTGCGGAAGAATTTTCGCATAATATAAAAACAAGTTTTGAATCACATTATATTAAGCAGGGAAGACATATCCGATATATCTGCTTTCGGTTTTAA
- a CDS encoding MFS transporter — protein sequence MKNRTPFPFVFWIANGIEVLERFAYYGIYLGFGIYMEYLGYSKGQLGIVQSIFLLFSYATPIFSGTFADKYGFKKVLIISYLAYLPTILLLIVTKSFTGIALTMLGIGLAAGIFKPLISRTVRVTTDSTNKTLGFGIFYAMVNIGASFGPVVAGKLRAISWNHAFIAAAIGIGLMLLITIFFYKEPNRDIGNVTLKQKFKDMYVALSDVKFLIFLILLGLMFWLPLWAFFNLVAVYIDRNLDTVRLFIIIDNIFPTWFSNILSAEDENGTRRLLGETIAHTGYIIMIFQIFISRIFEKFKPIPSFNIGLFVAALGMFTIGYAYLSVPEVVFLGIFLFAVGEMISSPRIQEYIMWLAPKEKAGLYMGTNFLATGLGGALSGVIYTSLYGYFRDTGNPEYVWFCLAGNFILGIISIYIFTRTAGEFKELEH from the coding sequence ATGAAAAACAGAACCCCCTTCCCTTTCGTATTCTGGATTGCAAATGGAATAGAAGTGCTTGAAAGGTTTGCTTATTACGGAATCTATCTGGGATTTGGCATTTATATGGAATATCTGGGATACAGCAAAGGTCAGCTGGGGATAGTTCAAAGTATATTTTTATTATTTTCTTATGCCACTCCAATATTCTCAGGAACATTTGCAGATAAATATGGATTCAAAAAAGTTCTGATCATTTCTTACCTCGCCTATTTACCGACGATTCTTTTACTCATAGTCACAAAATCATTCACAGGTATCGCACTTACAATGCTTGGGATAGGATTAGCTGCTGGAATTTTCAAGCCGCTTATATCGAGAACTGTTAGAGTTACAACGGATTCAACTAATAAAACACTTGGCTTTGGAATTTTTTATGCAATGGTAAATATCGGTGCATCATTTGGACCTGTGGTCGCCGGAAAATTAAGAGCAATATCCTGGAATCACGCTTTCATTGCTGCTGCAATCGGGATTGGGTTGATGCTTCTGATTACAATCTTTTTTTATAAAGAACCAAACCGGGATATCGGAAATGTAACACTTAAACAAAAATTCAAGGATATGTATGTTGCTCTATCAGATGTAAAATTCCTCATCTTTTTGATTTTACTCGGACTGATGTTCTGGCTGCCGTTATGGGCATTCTTCAACCTGGTTGCAGTTTATATTGATAGAAATCTTGATACCGTGCGATTGTTCATAATTATAGATAATATTTTTCCAACGTGGTTTTCAAATATACTTTCTGCGGAAGATGAGAATGGGACAAGAAGACTATTAGGAGAAACCATTGCACATACGGGATATATAATTATGATATTCCAGATTTTCATCTCGAGAATTTTTGAAAAGTTTAAACCAATACCATCATTTAATATTGGATTGTTTGTCGCCGCACTTGGAATGTTCACGATCGGGTATGCTTATTTATCTGTTCCCGAAGTAGTCTTTCTCGGTATTTTTTTATTTGCAGTCGGAGAAATGATTTCATCACCACGTATTCAGGAATATATAATGTGGCTTGCACCAAAAGAAAAAGCGGGATTGTATATGGGCACAAACTTTTTAGCTACCGGGCTGGGTGGTGCATTAAGCGGGGTAATTTACACTTCCTTATACGGATATTTCAGGGATACAGGCAATCCTGAGTATGTGTGGTTTTGCCTTGCTGGAAATTTTATTTTAGGGATAATATCTATTTATATTTTTACAAGAACTGCTGGTGAATTCAAAGAATTGGAACACTAA
- a CDS encoding cupin domain-containing protein produces MPNIISTPTIIEAAGNKPKIIQEFFGRVNSKTGNVSIAKMTSPAGWEEPGQTPEFDEYTLVLKGMLRVQTKNQTFDVKAGQAILTQAGEWIKYSTPDPEGAEYIAVCIPAFSPDTVHRD; encoded by the coding sequence ATGCCTAATATTATTTCAACACCAACAATAATTGAAGCTGCCGGTAACAAACCAAAAATCATTCAGGAATTTTTTGGAAGAGTTAACTCGAAGACAGGAAACGTAAGCATTGCTAAAATGACGAGTCCTGCCGGTTGGGAAGAACCCGGACAAACTCCTGAGTTCGATGAGTATACACTTGTATTGAAAGGAATGTTAAGAGTTCAAACTAAAAATCAAACATTTGATGTAAAAGCAGGACAAGCAATTCTAACCCAGGCAGGTGAATGGATAAAATACAGCACACCAGATCCTGAAGGTGCAGAATATATTGCTGTTTGCATTCCTGCATTTTCACCGGATACAGTTCACAGAGATTAA
- a CDS encoding dienelactone hydrolase family protein: MKKIILVSILLLLAFAASCSENKIQNSNLVEQEVEYVSDSTVLKGFLVYDNKLDGKRPGVLVVHEWWGHNEYARKRARMLAELGYTALAIDMFGDGKQANHPEDAQKFTSAIFSNVKMGEDRFLAAYDFLKKQDTVDPEKIAAVGYCFGGAVALHMARIGTDLKAVASFHGGIQPIVPAEEGKVKAYLLVCNGADDPFVTQEQIDAFKQEMANAKVQYEFINYEGAIHSFTNPIADSVGKQFNMPLAYNEKADKESWEEMKKVFSRVFSK; this comes from the coding sequence ATGAAAAAAATAATTCTTGTTTCGATTCTTTTACTTCTTGCATTTGCAGCATCATGTTCAGAAAATAAGATACAGAATTCAAATTTAGTTGAACAGGAAGTCGAATACGTTTCGGATAGTACAGTTTTAAAAGGATTCCTGGTCTACGATAATAAACTGGACGGGAAGCGACCCGGAGTTCTGGTAGTTCACGAATGGTGGGGTCATAATGAATACGCACGCAAACGTGCAAGGATGCTTGCAGAATTGGGATATACAGCTCTTGCCATTGATATGTTTGGTGATGGCAAACAAGCTAATCATCCGGAAGATGCACAAAAATTTACCTCGGCTATTTTCAGTAATGTGAAAATGGGCGAAGACAGGTTTTTAGCAGCATACGATTTCCTGAAAAAACAAGATACAGTTGATCCGGAAAAAATTGCTGCTGTTGGCTACTGCTTTGGTGGTGCTGTTGCTCTACATATGGCAAGAATCGGTACAGATCTTAAAGCTGTTGCAAGCTTCCACGGCGGAATTCAACCGATAGTACCCGCAGAGGAAGGTAAAGTTAAAGCATATTTACTGGTTTGCAACGGGGCTGATGATCCATTTGTCACTCAGGAACAAATAGATGCATTCAAGCAGGAAATGGCTAATGCAAAAGTACAGTATGAATTTATCAATTATGAAGGAGCCATTCACAGTTTTACAAATCCGATTGCAGATAGTGTTGGAAAGCAGTTCAATATGCCGCTTGCTTACAATGAGAAGGCAGATAAAGAATCCTGGGAGGAAATGAAAAAAGTTTTCAGTCGGGTTTTCTCTAAATAA
- a CDS encoding ABC transporter permease subunit has product MINTLVRIELLKIFRKWRTYIGFIAIGILVPLLHLAMYLEGEESINFVTRGLRDSFVLVGNLLNGYWISYIILNALTIHIPFLITLVAGDLLAGEATAGTYRLLVTRPVSRMQIVTSKFLGGLIYTSSLILFLAFMSLVIGLIIFGSGELIVAGSQAIIIFEKSDILWRFALAYGFAILSMMVVASLAIFFSSLVENAIGPIVATMAVIIIFIILSAFDVEILRELKPYLFTSYMMNWRDFFDDPMNYSEIMKSVFVLAGHIVVFFSATSFIFNKKDILS; this is encoded by the coding sequence ATGATTAACACACTTGTTAGAATTGAGCTGTTAAAAATTTTCAGGAAATGGCGCACCTACATTGGATTTATCGCAATCGGAATTCTTGTTCCTTTACTTCATCTGGCAATGTATCTGGAAGGGGAAGAATCAATAAATTTTGTCACGAGAGGTTTGCGGGATTCATTCGTGCTGGTGGGGAATCTTCTTAACGGATACTGGATTTCGTACATAATACTGAATGCATTAACTATTCATATTCCTTTCTTAATAACATTGGTTGCGGGTGATCTGCTTGCCGGCGAAGCTACAGCCGGAACATACAGATTGCTTGTTACAAGACCTGTATCAAGGATGCAGATTGTAACCTCAAAGTTTCTTGGAGGGTTGATTTATACAAGCTCATTAATCCTTTTCCTGGCATTTATGAGTCTCGTAATCGGGCTAATCATTTTCGGCAGCGGGGAATTGATTGTTGCAGGAAGCCAGGCAATTATAATTTTCGAGAAAAGCGATATTTTGTGGAGGTTTGCTTTAGCTTATGGATTTGCAATTTTGAGTATGATGGTCGTTGCAAGTCTTGCAATCTTCTTTTCTTCACTTGTCGAAAATGCCATCGGTCCGATAGTTGCAACAATGGCAGTAATCATCATTTTTATTATTCTGTCTGCATTTGATGTTGAAATACTCAGGGAATTAAAACCGTATCTTTTCACAAGTTATATGATGAATTGGAGAGATTTTTTTGATGATCCAATGAATTATAGCGAAATAATGAAATCAGTATTTGTTCTTGCTGGTCACATAGTGGTGTTCTTTTCAGCAACCTCATTCATATTTAATAAAAAAGATATTCTCAGCTAA
- a CDS encoding ABC transporter ATP-binding protein, with amino-acid sequence MSSSEKVIEISSLSKRFKDVLAVDELDLNVNRGDVFGFLGPNGAGKSTTIRMILSLISPTSGTINIFGKSLLENRKEILTNIGAIVEKPDFYLYLPAIKNLEILAKISGKEVSRKRIMELLELVGLKDRAKSKVKTYSHGMKQRLGIAQTLLHDPELIVLDEPTTGLDPQGMKEIRDLIIRLSKEENKTIFLSSHILSEIELVANRMIIINKGKKIVEGEVSKLLNSNKLKVTIEVENVESVKKILETTKWINQVETFTGNKISLNLEQNEIPIINKYLVENGIMVNALVPVRSLEDYFLSITSGAK; translated from the coding sequence TTGAGTTCATCTGAAAAAGTAATTGAGATTTCTTCATTAAGTAAAAGGTTCAAAGACGTACTCGCTGTTGATGAATTGGATTTAAATGTAAACAGAGGAGACGTGTTCGGATTTCTTGGCCCGAATGGTGCTGGTAAAAGCACTACAATCAGAATGATTCTTTCATTAATCTCTCCAACATCGGGAACTATTAATATTTTTGGAAAATCTCTTTTAGAAAATCGAAAAGAGATTCTCACTAACATCGGTGCGATAGTAGAAAAACCAGATTTTTATCTATATCTGCCTGCGATCAAAAACCTTGAAATATTGGCTAAAATCTCAGGAAAAGAGGTATCCCGAAAGAGAATAATGGAATTGTTGGAACTTGTCGGATTAAAAGACAGGGCAAAAAGCAAAGTCAAAACTTATTCGCACGGAATGAAGCAGAGATTAGGGATTGCTCAGACTTTATTGCACGATCCCGAACTTATAGTTCTTGATGAACCAACAACCGGACTTGACCCACAAGGGATGAAGGAAATCAGAGATTTAATTATTCGTTTAAGTAAAGAAGAAAACAAGACAATATTCCTTTCATCGCATATTTTATCTGAGATTGAGCTCGTTGCTAACCGTATGATAATTATTAACAAAGGTAAAAAGATTGTTGAGGGAGAAGTAAGCAAACTTCTTAATTCAAACAAGCTTAAAGTAACAATCGAAGTTGAAAACGTTGAATCTGTGAAGAAAATTCTTGAGACAACTAAATGGATAAATCAAGTTGAAACATTCACCGGAAATAAAATCAGTTTAAATCTTGAACAAAATGAAATTCCGATCATCAATAAATATCTCGTTGAAAACGGAATTATGGTAAATGCACTAGTTCCTGTTCGTTCGCTTGAAGATTATTTCCTCAGCATAACATCCGGTGCCAAATGA
- a CDS encoding vitamin B12-dependent ribonucleotide reductase, with amino-acid sequence MQVKRLFTTAGKDPLSTIKFAKRRSEIKNPDGSIVFKMEDVSVPESWSQVATDIIAQKYFRKAGIPKLLVKAFEEGVPEWLQPSVADKDRLNTLPEDDRFTSERDSRQVFHRLAGCWTYWGWKGGYFDTEEDAKAFYDELMYMLANQYAAPNSPQWFNTGLNWAYGITGPSQGHYYVDYQTGELVSSTDAYTHPQPHACFIQSVSDDLVNEGGIMDLWVREARLFKYGSGTGSNFSDLRGNNEPLSGGGKSSGLMSFLKIGDRSAGAIKSGGTTRRAAKMVTLDLDHPDIEEFVNWKVVEEQKVASLVAGSQLANFHLNNIMSACHSEHPENDRFNKHVNKRLKAAVLEARKAMIPNNYIERVIQLAKQGFKSIEFPEYDTDWNSDSYATVSGQNSNNSIRVTNDFMNAVLDDKDWNLYWRIEKRKAKNENRNPKPCKTLRARDLWNDISFAAWSSADPGIQFHNNINDWHTCPESGEIRASNPCSEYMFLDDTACNLASLNLVKFYNIKEKKFSVDEYRHASRIWTIVLEISVTMAQFPSRNIAKLSYEYRTLGLGYANLGTLLMLQGIPYDSNEGFAICGALTAIMHMSAYTASAEMSKELGSFPGFKQNKKHMLRVIRNHKRAAYNVPNEEYENLKIYPVGINPKHCPSDLLKAAREDADRALELGEQFGFRNAQVTVIAPTGTIGLVMDCDTTGVEPDFALVKFKKLAGGGYFKIINQSIPPALERLGYNKDQINEIVKYANGQGTLQGCPYINPESLKAKGFTEEAISKVEKTLPTVFEISFAFNQFTLGRDFLLNNLEIDESKIDRFDFNLLEEIGFSRQEIASANDYVCGTMTIEGAPFLRHEHYPVFDCANKCGKKGTRFIRALAHIKMMAAAQPFISGAISKTINLPNQSTIEDVKDAYMQSWKLGVKANALYRDGSKLSQPLNTLSEEDVEALIEDKEKHDMVKVAERIIHRYIAKRRRLPDRRSGYTQKAKINGQSVYIRTGEYDNGQIGEIFIDMHREGAAFRSLLNCFAISISLGLQHGVPLEEFVDAFVFTRFEPSGIVTGNEKIKMATSVIDYIFRELAVTYLNRFDLAHIEPEEIKSKASPGIVKKFAEPDFISEEIVSERLVELDKDNVDDFSKPTRPQNSHLKRDMPTATSKKAELNTQVKMAIERGYTGDICTECQSMTMVRNGTCLKCMTCGSTSGCS; translated from the coding sequence ATGCAGGTAAAAAGACTTTTCACTACAGCTGGTAAAGACCCTCTTTCAACAATCAAATTTGCAAAGCGCAGATCCGAGATAAAAAATCCCGATGGCTCAATTGTATTTAAAATGGAAGATGTATCTGTCCCTGAAAGCTGGTCACAGGTAGCCACAGATATCATCGCACAAAAGTATTTCAGAAAAGCCGGCATCCCGAAACTCCTGGTAAAAGCTTTTGAAGAAGGTGTTCCTGAGTGGCTGCAGCCATCAGTAGCTGACAAAGATCGACTTAATACTCTCCCCGAAGATGACCGTTTTACCTCCGAGCGTGATTCCCGCCAGGTTTTCCACAGATTGGCTGGCTGCTGGACTTACTGGGGCTGGAAAGGCGGTTATTTTGATACAGAAGAAGATGCCAAAGCTTTTTATGATGAACTAATGTATATGCTTGCAAACCAGTATGCCGCTCCAAACAGCCCACAATGGTTCAATACGGGCTTAAATTGGGCTTATGGAATTACCGGACCTTCTCAGGGACATTATTATGTCGATTACCAAACCGGTGAATTGGTTTCATCGACAGATGCTTACACTCACCCTCAGCCGCACGCCTGTTTCATTCAATCTGTGAGTGATGACTTAGTAAATGAAGGCGGAATAATGGATCTCTGGGTTCGTGAAGCCAGGCTATTTAAATATGGTTCCGGAACTGGTTCAAACTTTTCCGATTTAAGAGGAAATAACGAGCCTCTGAGCGGCGGCGGCAAATCCTCAGGTTTGATGTCATTCCTGAAGATAGGTGATCGCTCTGCTGGTGCAATTAAATCAGGCGGAACAACCAGAAGAGCAGCAAAAATGGTCACACTTGATCTTGATCATCCTGATATTGAAGAATTTGTTAATTGGAAAGTGGTTGAAGAACAGAAAGTTGCTTCACTTGTTGCAGGATCGCAGCTCGCTAATTTCCATTTAAATAATATTATGTCAGCCTGCCATTCCGAGCATCCTGAAAATGACAGATTCAACAAGCATGTAAATAAAAGATTAAAAGCAGCAGTTCTTGAAGCCCGCAAAGCAATGATACCAAATAATTACATTGAGCGGGTTATCCAGCTTGCAAAACAGGGTTTCAAATCAATTGAATTTCCTGAATATGACACTGATTGGAATTCAGATTCTTATGCTACTGTTTCAGGACAAAATTCAAATAACTCCATCAGAGTTACTAACGATTTTATGAATGCAGTTCTTGATGATAAAGATTGGAATTTGTACTGGAGAATAGAAAAACGAAAAGCAAAAAATGAAAACCGGAATCCAAAGCCATGTAAAACTTTAAGAGCAAGAGATTTATGGAATGATATTTCATTCGCTGCGTGGTCTTCTGCTGATCCCGGAATCCAATTTCATAATAACATTAATGATTGGCACACCTGTCCTGAAAGCGGTGAAATTCGTGCATCAAATCCTTGCAGTGAGTATATGTTTCTTGATGATACTGCGTGCAATCTCGCTTCACTCAATCTTGTTAAGTTCTACAATATCAAAGAAAAGAAATTTAGTGTTGATGAATACCGTCACGCTTCGAGGATATGGACAATAGTTCTTGAAATCAGTGTTACGATGGCGCAATTCCCGAGCAGAAATATTGCAAAATTAAGTTATGAGTACAGAACTCTTGGTTTAGGTTATGCAAACCTCGGAACTTTACTTATGCTTCAGGGAATTCCTTATGACAGTAATGAAGGATTTGCGATCTGCGGAGCTTTGACTGCAATAATGCATATGTCAGCCTATACCGCTTCCGCAGAAATGAGCAAAGAACTTGGATCTTTCCCGGGTTTTAAGCAGAATAAAAAACATATGCTTCGTGTAATCAGAAATCATAAACGAGCAGCTTACAATGTTCCAAATGAGGAATATGAAAACCTAAAAATTTATCCGGTTGGAATTAATCCCAAACACTGTCCATCAGATTTGTTGAAAGCAGCAAGAGAAGATGCTGACAGAGCGCTGGAACTTGGTGAGCAGTTCGGATTTCGTAATGCACAGGTTACCGTTATCGCTCCAACAGGAACAATAGGACTTGTGATGGATTGCGATACTACCGGTGTTGAACCAGACTTCGCACTTGTGAAATTCAAGAAGCTTGCCGGCGGTGGTTATTTCAAAATTATCAATCAGTCCATTCCACCTGCCTTGGAAAGATTAGGATATAATAAAGACCAGATAAACGAAATTGTGAAGTACGCAAATGGTCAGGGAACGCTGCAAGGTTGTCCATATATCAACCCGGAATCATTGAAAGCTAAAGGTTTTACTGAAGAAGCCATTTCCAAAGTTGAAAAGACGCTACCAACAGTATTTGAAATCAGCTTTGCTTTTAATCAGTTTACGTTGGGAAGAGATTTCCTTCTCAACAATCTTGAAATTGATGAATCTAAAATTGACCGCTTTGATTTCAACCTTTTAGAAGAAATTGGATTTTCCCGGCAGGAAATTGCATCTGCAAACGATTACGTCTGCGGGACTATGACGATTGAAGGCGCTCCATTCCTAAGACACGAACACTACCCTGTTTTCGATTGCGCTAACAAATGCGGAAAGAAAGGGACAAGATTCATTCGTGCATTGGCACATATTAAGATGATGGCTGCAGCACAGCCGTTTATTTCCGGTGCAATTTCAAAGACAATCAATCTTCCTAACCAATCAACAATTGAAGATGTAAAAGATGCTTATATGCAATCCTGGAAGTTGGGAGTAAAAGCTAATGCGCTTTACAGGGATGGTTCAAAGCTTTCGCAGCCGTTGAATACTTTGAGTGAAGAAGATGTTGAAGCATTGATTGAAGACAAAGAAAAGCACGATATGGTAAAAGTTGCGGAAAGAATAATACACCGCTATATAGCAAAGAGGAGAAGGTTACCGGACAGAAGATCTGGTTATACACAGAAAGCAAAAATTAACGGGCAATCCGTTTACATCAGAACCGGTGAATATGATAACGGACAGATTGGTGAAATATTTATCGATATGCATCGTGAAGGCGCAGCATTCCGAAGCTTGCTGAACTGCTTTGCAATTTCAATTTCGCTTGGATTGCAGCACGGCGTTCCATTAGAAGAGTTCGTGGATGCATTTGTATTTACAAGATTTGAACCGAGCGGAATTGTAACCGGCAACGAAAAAATTAAGATGGCTACTTCTGTAATTGATTATATATTCAGAGAGCTTGCGGTTACTTATTTAAATCGATTTGATCTCGCACATATTGAGCCTGAAGAAATTAAATCAAAAGCTTCTCCGGGGATTGTTAAGAAGTTTGCTGAACCTGATTTTATAAGCGAAGAAATCGTAAGTGAAAGACTTGTCGAGCTTGATAAAGATAATGTGGATGATTTCTCTAAACCCACAAGACCTCAAAACTCACACTTAAAGCGTGATATGCCAACTGCAACTAGTAAAAAAGCTGAATTGAATACACAAGTTAAAATGGCAATTGAACGCGGTTACACTGGCGATATCTGCACAGAATGCCAAAGTATGACAATGGTAAGAAACGGAACCTGCCTGAAATGTATGACCTGCGGCTCTACTTCGGGTTGTAGTTAA
- a CDS encoding C40 family peptidase: protein MRIPIAQIFIFFFSLLLIFSCSSSNTIRFGKKTPDEDKDKSSVRFTSEDDSMIVDLNLDLKDPSELPLEEPDVDVSSLLAVKETEYTFDVPGYDYTTIREKMLMEIIKYLGTPYKYGGNTKAGMDCSAFTQIIFKDVFNLPLERSARLQYTQGSVIDKGEELKVGDLVFFNTRKRVKPGHVGIYIGDNLFAHASTKKGVTITALDYDYYSRTYMGARRFESNGLTEKTQ from the coding sequence TTGAGAATCCCAATTGCGCAAATATTCATTTTCTTCTTTTCATTGCTGCTTATTTTCTCCTGCTCATCAAGCAACACTATCCGTTTTGGTAAAAAAACTCCCGACGAAGACAAAGATAAATCTTCTGTAAGGTTTACTTCCGAAGATGACTCAATGATCGTAGATCTTAACCTGGATTTAAAAGATCCAAGCGAACTACCATTAGAAGAACCGGATGTTGACGTTTCAAGTCTTCTCGCAGTAAAAGAAACTGAATACACATTTGATGTTCCGGGATATGATTATACGACTATTAGGGAAAAGATGCTAATGGAAATTATCAAATACCTAGGAACTCCATACAAATATGGCGGGAACACAAAAGCCGGAATGGATTGTTCTGCATTTACTCAGATAATTTTTAAGGATGTTTTCAATCTTCCACTCGAACGATCTGCGAGATTACAGTACACACAGGGAAGCGTAATTGATAAAGGCGAAGAGCTGAAAGTTGGTGACCTTGTATTTTTTAACACACGAAAAAGAGTAAAGCCCGGGCACGTTGGTATTTACATTGGCGATAATCTCTTTGCGCACGCAAGCACAAAAAAAGGTGTAACTATAACTGCGCTTGATTATGATTATTACTCAAGAACCTATATGGGTGCGAGACGGTTTGAATCGAATGGGTTGACGGAGAAAACGCAATGA